The Notolabrus celidotus isolate fNotCel1 chromosome 23, fNotCel1.pri, whole genome shotgun sequence region gcTTTGTTATTATATccattactattttttttatacttaattactattattattattattattgtttgtattattattaaataaattatttttatttattttctaattatcattaatattattatttttttttttcttaatattagttatattttttatttttttgtgtaatttgaatttaaaagttATGACCACTTATTCAATGCCAACTGTTGGCAATACTGTTTTGTTATAAAATCAATTGTATAAATGATAATCTGAATTCATGTGAGATGGATAATGAGGTTTAACTGTGTAGCTTGCATCACTGTTTGGTCTTCGGACAAGAGGacgaaaaagaaatgaaaagaaggaaaaattaTGAAGTAATTCAATGTTAAAATTTTAAGGCGAGGGACTTAAAAAGTAAGACGCATGTGGCGCTAACTTTGGACGGTTAAGTTAAATGTTACCGTATATTGCAGAGGTGTTTTTTTAGATGACGAAAACGGAATAAAAAGTGTCTTAAACACCAAATTTAAGGCGTTTAAATCAAGCAGCTGAATACGTTTACACCAATATTAAAAGTTTCAGCTCTTCTGCAAGATCAACTCTTCAAAACAAATTCATGAGCATCGTTAAAATCTTCActaaagtttttaaatgtaaacaaacattcaaatgaaaatATCACCTCAACATAAACCCGGACAAAGCTTCCTGTGGGAGTGATGAATCGATAAACAAAGTAATAAATAGTAAATAAGCTCGGTGTAATGTAGCACTCTGGGAAACACCTCTTTAAATCGTCTTATACTCCAGGAATTCATCCACCAATGGGAACCCTGCCGGCGCCGCCACGTCCGGCGGGGTTGAAGGATCGATTCCCTGTTTAGCTCTACGGACACCAACACTGGCGGGTTTATAGATTCCCATGCTCGTCGGCGTGGGCCACCCATGCTACAAGCCCCCTTAGCATGTCAGCACTTTGAATTAACGCGGTCGTCAAACAGTGGAAGTTGTTTATTCCCTAATTAGGCTAAAAAAAGGGCAAATTTCTAACCTTGTGTGGGCTTTTAAGAGGCTGCAAATACTCTCCTGTGACAGTCACACCGGCTGCTGGAAGGAGATATCgctgtgtgcatgcatgatGGTTAATAATTCTAACATCTGTGGGTATATACATGTATCTGCCTTTAAGAGAGAGGGTCCTcagaaagaggagggggggggggggtcctgtTACGACCATAAATTCATGTCAGTCTGGAAATAGAGCTGTAAATATAGACCGTGGAGGTGGGAACGAGGGAGGAAAGGGCAGCCTCGTACCgtcttctctccccctcttcatcacggaggaggggggaggaaaagGGCAGGTTCCCACCGCTGTCACTTGCATCTAAAAAACTTGTCTCCAGGCCGTGTTAAGTCCACGACTTCCTCCGCTGACCCCGCTTTAACCTCTTAGACATCTTATATCCACCTGACCGTACGACGCAGAGGGTGGGCTCTTTCCCATAATCCCCCTGTCTTCACCCTTTAATCCATTAAGGCTGGATCACAATCACCAAAACATTGGAAAAGTATCTTTTTGTTGATCTGTTGAGCTCAAACAaccacacaaaaaaagattactacttaaaaataataaaaacagcatcatttaaaaaagagcTTTTAGACGCACGCAGAAGCTACATTACATTGCTACGTTAGCTTAACCATGGCAGAGGAGTTTAGTATCGACCAAAGAAGCGAGTGAGGTTGGAAGAGTGGGAGCATTTCAGGTACATCAAGAATTCAGGATAACGTCTGCAAAACCGGCCGCAAAAAATAAGAtgcaacttaaagctggggttggtagtcagatttagatacactttttgttatactggttaaaatgatctttatatccCGAtggcatccatccatccatccattatcttgaccgcttatccctttaggggggctggagcccagctggcttcgggtggaaggcagggtacaccctggacaggttgccaagctatcacagggctaacacagagagacagacaaccattcacacactcacactcacacctacgggcaatttagagtgatcaatcaacctgagcatgtttttggattgtgggaggaagccggagtacccggagagaacccacgcatgcacggggagaacatgcaaactccacacagaagcCCGGCccgggattcgaaccaggaacccttctagctgtgaggcaacagcgctacccactgcaccaccgtgcagcctatCCCTATCCCgatcccgatggcaatcaatatgtgttcttaaaaaagagcaggaaaaaagctgctatctacagccggagtaaacctgggaaaacaccaaccaatccctgccatcaggagccaaattatgaaaccaatcataTCCCGTCCtgacgttctgcccgcctcctgcaaagcgtacatttcatgtttgtttgtgtttttcactttcactatgagaatgttttggtgaggaccggttttgaatcaggggggttagacggagtcctgaggaaatgctacattcaaattcatgctagctaccaaccctagctttaaattttattttataacagtGTTATTACTAAAATGAGTGATTTGAAATTAATGAATGCATGATAATCATGAAGCTGGGATTACTCAGTCAATCATAGTACAACcataagggggcgtgtccacTGCCTGCGTTTTTGGCGCCGGCAGCGCCAGTTTTCAATTCAAACTCAATGTGATTTAGCATTTTCAGCACTCAGCACCCTCAGCGCCCTCAGTGTCAGCTGATTTTTGTCgcagcgctctcagttgaaaacagttcaacttttggaacaccgccgcgctcatcaatgtcactacTTGATcacaaaccaatcagaatcaagtagggGCGGGGCTTCTGCAATCATCTTTGTCAACACATGTCATCAAAAGTCATCACACTCGTTTTGTTGAGATATAATTTCCTGATTTAGAGCTGCTGGAGCTCTTACACCATTTCTATCAAtatgtttttaagtttcatgttaaaatgccgtTGAATGAAAGTATGTATGGAGCATACAGagcgtttaaaaaaaaagacctaaTGGGATGCAGAAGTGACTTTTTTTGGACGTTCCTTACCTAGTAACAGTAAACGCTGGCGGGAAGCGCTCTGAAACTGAGGTTATGGGCACTCCCAGCACAAGAAACGGCGGCAGTGGACACGCCATCTTAATCTGTATTCTTGCATTCCTTCTCATCGCCGTGTTTTAGTCGCTGACATCACAGCATCATCGGCGTAACAAGATCTCAGCGCTCAGTTTAAGGGTGAAAAATGACTTATTTCTCGTCTGTTCCTCCTGTAACCTGAGCCGACGTGAACACACCTGatccatgttttatttaatatttgtagCCGAGTTTCCTTGACAgctggaccccccccccccctccctcccctcctccagtcctcctcctcctgtgggtCAGGGATCCAGGTGTTTCTGTACGAGCTCCACACCGCAGCTGAGAGGAAGTGCATTCCTGAGCGATGATGATGCGTTTCCTCTCGGCCCCGCTGTGTGCCTTGACACGCCGCTGCCGCAATTACAGCGCCACATCAAAGGGCTGCCTGCCATGACTcagctcatacacacacacacacacacacacacacacacctacctgCCTAGCTGCAGAGCTCAAActgtaaacacaccaacacagacgGACCTGAGACTTATTATACTCCCATACTAGAGGATTTTTAGCCCGTTTCTAAATACTACCTTGAACATGCAtgatctacacacacacacacacacacacacacacacactcacacgcacacttCGCTGCAGAGTATAAACAATGAACACACACCAGACAGACCTTAGAGTGATCATACATCTTGACCTGCTTTAACGTTTCTGAACGCTCCCTTGAGCCTGCattaattaaacacacacacacacacacacacacacacacacacacacacacacacacacacacacacacacacacacacacacacacagaaaaacaaaagtactctcagacagacaaacacaaacaagcacaatGGGATGTGTTTTAGCGCTCTGAGTGCCAGTTGATCTCCTGTGcttgcattcacacattcagCACTGtagctttacacacacacactcacacacacacacacatacacacacacacacacacacacacacactttcatctGCGTTCAGCTCCGCGATAAACAAATGAGTCAGTCGCCGCTCACAGACAACCCTGACTCATGCTCCCTGCACACGAAgccggagagagagaaagcgagaGACGGAGGGATTTTGGGGGGGAGCGGATCATCAGgaggagacgagaggaggaCATAGGAGAGGAGGTGATCAAAGAGGAGGTGCACACAAAGTCAAAACATCCTCTTTTTCATCCTCTTGCTTCGTACGTGGCGTCTAACGAaggacacaacacacacacgtctgcaGTTCACATGAGGGAACTGAGCGGCAGAGAATTTATTCATAATGCTGACGCTGCAGAAGACACACCAACAAgatgtagcgccaaatcacaacaaatgtcatcctcagactctttccaaacagggcagggcccaaagacccaacatcaagaccggatcagatccagtcccatcttacaaacaggactcagtctgatctcatcttaatccaccatgagcagagcactttgcagcatttagcaagttacagtggcaaggacaaacttcctttaacaggcagaaacctccagcaggaccagactcatgtcagacacacatctgctgagaccaagctggagagagggatagagggagatgaagagagagagatgatagtgatgagacgcatagtagtagttgtagcagctggagtctggcacgtccacggCATAGatcaagaggaacctacgagacaagggagctcgggGACTCCAAGTTACAGCGCCACGaccaacttcctttaacaggcagaaacctccagcaggaccagactcatgttagacagacagtgtgagttggagagagggatagagggagattaagagagagagtagtctatttttcttctatttttcttctatttctttaaatatttctgttttaagtCATATGCGGGTGCTTTAGCCTCATGTCGTGATTCTACCCAAATTTTACCGTCCACATTGGTTGCGACTTGATTTGATCTGCATCAGAGTTTTGACCCCTGTCCTGCAAAATATGGGCTGCAGATGGTCATGAATCTTCCAGTCTGTAGCCTCTATAAAGATCTGGATTCTAATATTGCTAGGAAATGAGGAAATGAAaggaggggcgctggtggccttgaggtctaagcaccccacattcagaggctatagtcctggttgcagaggttgctggttcgactcccaaccGCTACCacgtactgcatgtcttcccccaccctccactccccacattagctgtctctctccagctgtcctatcataaaggcaaaaaagccccaaaaatataactttaaaaagaaacaaagttttcAGTCTCTATGATTGCACAGGTCTTTAAACCTATACTGACCCCCAAAAAAacccttcattcattcattcattcatacatataTTGATATCACAATGTAAGCTACACATCCTGTCATGGAGGAAGTCGTCCACATCGCCAGCAGCTACTGCACAGGATATTTGGAGGAAGAGGGCAGGAAGTCTTTGTGTAGGTAATAAATAAGACTGCTGATTTACTTCCAGTCTAATCTATCAGAAGTTTGATATTGTGCAATCACTGTTCTGTTAGATTCTGAAGGATTTATGACGACAAACCAAGATTTATTTAAGTCTTTCAGCTGTTTGGTCtgattgagagaaaaaaaaatactgtgtgAAAATTTCAAAAAATTCTGGATATGACATCGAATGTTAAATCAAATGCAAAGTATGctagtaaataaatatataacatgtaaaaatattaaactatGTGATTCCATAAACACTCcttaaatacaaacatgtatctgtctttctttgttagTTGACTGATTATCTTCAgcttgtgaaagaaaaaaaaaagtcatttttaacattttatacactTTACAATAGTTGAATGATCACGATAAAGAGTCAGTTATTAGTTTGGactcttaaatgttaaatttacgTCACCTCAGGGGGGGGAAGTGTATCCAAACAAGGGCGAAAGGAACGACTACTACGCTAGAATAATGTGAAAACGGCCGCTAACTTACTAAATACAAACTACTATGGCTTTAAATAATACGTGGATTATAAATATTAACAACATTCATCCATAATGATTCAGTCACTTTCCAAATTTTTAGgatcttctgtgttttaagttcataaatgtgaaaaaaagtctgaagaTGTCTTGACTTGACTCCTTGAAATGTcttctgttttcacatttatGACTGAATATCTTCGGATTGTGGAGGGAACAGGTCGGTCAAACATCTTGtagacttttttctttttactggcacttttgaatattttttgttcttgtgatgtattgttCTTTTCCTTGTCATGCCATCATATATTGTTTCCATCTGTTGTTTATCTCTATCgtttgttatgaactctgtttgACCTGCAGGAGACTATGGATGAGAATTTGCCCTATGGCTAaatctggcatatttacatggtatgctgaaatgttcattaatatgagTATTACATAAATAAGATTGTTAGCCTGTAATTCAAAACATGACAATAAGTTGATTGAATATCAGAGAAGAAAAGATGGTTTGTTATTATTCAGTTGTTTGAAAGTTATTTTAGTGGTTTGATCGAAAATTTGGTGGTACaacagaacaataaaaacaagaactttgaaATTTACTagagatgcacgatattggaatTTGGCCGATATTAGATATGCcgatataatttttttaatatatatatttttgggtgtttttgcctttattgatagtacagctgaagagagacaggaaatgtggggagtggaggatgggggaagacatgcatcgAATGGTCGCGGCAGAgagttgaacctgcgacctctgcgacgaggactatagcctctgtatgtggggtgcttcgACCGCTAGGCGCCCCGtaaaattttaactttaaaggtgacatatcacgcttttttcatcaatatatattggtctaagaggtccccaaaacacgtctttaaagtttatgctcaaaaaaaacctttgaaatcagattttggcatgcctgaaaagccctcttcttcagtcctcctcagaacactctgttttctctctgaccacgccccctcaagaagtggatgtgcctcggctgtccagcacgttgatctaatgtttacatgttggctgaatatacacggctgctcacagatagcgttacttcaaccctctgaatctgatccagaatctgatcctgacggagaggcgcctgtagcaggacctttctgaaggattggtcacagatttagtgtttcttgttgttttatttgtcagtatgtcgacgtgtgtcttggtacacagctacgaacatgtagctatgtggctatgtggCTAatgcactagatcttcaaatctgcagacgtggggagtaaaaccgacctttgtgtttattaagacagcctacaactagcatgcctccctcctaagctccttgttagcacacatgtgtgcagggaatgaaaaacagaggaggggattcagtattattttatacagtctatgggctgaacaagctccgagctctgactccgtgacagaccggatattgttgttacgtaacaaaaacacggaagtgtgaaacggctcgtttcacacacatttacagaaaggtggagaaatcagaacaggggcagaatggatttttttcattctcggggggtttgtagacagggacacatatttcaggtagagaaccattaaaaagtccattttgcatgatatgtcacctttaaaggtctTCATTGAAATCTAAAGTTTGGGTATCTTCTTAAAGAAAACATGTCAATCATTGGAAGTTTGAAGCTCCTCAAATCTGatttctttgtctttaaagAACTAATTTCTTTGTAGGATGTGGACGCCCCCTGGGCTTCTTCGATTTTGCATATTCCAGATGTGTTACAGACTTTAGATATTGACTGATGGGTTAAACTAAAGAATGGTCACTTGATAGTTGAAGTCCTTTAACAACAATAGCCTTAAAATGGACTTCTAAGTTCAACAACGGCTctcaaaatcacaacaacaacatcaaaatgTAACTTCCTCGTGTTGTGATTAATGTGTTTTGCCATCATACtaactgctgcttctgctgctggctCTGAACTCCTCCATGTTTTGTACACATAAATATATTATTtcaaagatgtaaaaaaaagtgtctcaaGTGACAGGCTCACAGCAGACAAAAGCTGTGTttgaacacacacccacacattagtacactctgcacacacacacactatgctgacacaaagaaaacagcGGCACGTGCACAGACaggcacagacagacagcacccgctacaaagacaggaagtcagggcCCTTTTTTGGGCGCTTCGGTCCGCACTTGACCTCAGATAAACCTCGGTTCATTCGGAGAGCTAATTGTCTccccgtttttttttttgcttgcacaaaaaaaaaaaaaaacacacacacacgcagacctCAAGATGAACCGCATATTGGTGCCacttcctgcagcagctctgttaTAGACTAGACTTCAGCTCCCTGGACAGATGCCTTCAAAGACGACGGCTGGCTGCTCGCTCGGAGCGCCTGAACGCAGCCTTGTCAAGATCACAGAGGCCTGATCCAAAATAGATTCACTAGAGGAGCTGCAAATTGATATAATGCGACTAATAATAGCACGCAGCACTTGGGGTTATTTTGGATTTCAGCGAGGAAAAAATATCTGtaactgatttttttcttttactcacACATGAAAGCTTATTTTAAGGCGCGTACGAAGAAAGAAAGTATGTTTTCCTTACAGTGGCGGGGTGCTGTCGCCACGAAAACTCCAAAGATGTCCCGTGACACACTAAAGTAAAGAAGTGACAAACAAAACTTCCCAACCTGGCACATGATAACACTTGTCTTTACTCACCCTTGGTTGTGGTGACTCCATCAGATTTGGTGAAGTCTATACTGGCGTAGGCTCCGTTCTCAGGCAGAGGCACCGTCCCCGCCGCCGCCACTGCCGCCGTCGTCGTCGTCGAACTCccgttgctgctgctgctaccgGCTCCCGTGTTACTCCCGTCTTCCCTCAGCTCCAAGGCAATGTAGTTCAGGCCGTTCTGGTAGCCCACAGACATGTTCCTACACATTCTGGCTCCCCCGGCTCCTGAAGAGGAGGATGCTGAAGTCCCGGAGGCCGAGCCCATCTCCTGAGCTCTCGTCGGAGCGTGGTGGGCCGGCGAGTCCCCGTGACCCTCCACAGAGACCCAGACGCTGTCGAAAGACGCCGAACTGGTCCATCTGGAAGCCTGACCCTCCTGTAGGTAAGATCCGTTCGGAGCTGAGGGGTTCACCTGTGAGGggtgggtggtggtggtggaggaggacgAGGGGGCTCCTCCAGAGGGAGTTGAATtagaagaggaggtggaggagaatgTCTCTGAGCTGTGTCTCCTCCTGCCTTGGGGGTCTGCTCGGACCACCTTGGGTTCCGGTTGGTGGGTTTGCGCCCTGCTGGGGCTCgacggaggaagaggaggggaaatgGATGGGGAAGAGGCAGAGGGGGTGTGTCCGTACCGTCCCTCCATGACACAGAGATGCTGCAGCATGGCTGTGGGGCTGGTTTGAGTCCTCTCACCTCTGCTGAGGTTGAACGTCATGTCCGTGTAGTCGTCCCCCTTCGACCTCCAGTGACCTCCGGCTGGGACCCCAGGGGAGGCCAGCGCCCCTGGATTGCTTGCTAGGGGTCTGATGTAGCTGGGCGGGTTCCAGGGGGCAACAAGGCTGGGTCTGGGGGATTGTTTTTTACCGAGACACCCAGCACTGTCCTGCTGGTCTGCCCCGACCTCCACACTCATGTAGTCCTGGTGGGTTTGGGGCTGAGCGGGGGAGTGACGGAGGTCACCTGACCCCACAGAACTCGCATCATcttcagcagagagaggataGGCGGGGGGCTGCTGCTGGAGAGGGTAGTGATCCCCAAACTCGATGTTGATGTACTCCCCGGGACTGGAAGGCCCCTCTGAGGAGCTGACAGAGGTGGGGACAGAGGTGGAGGTACCTGCAGATGCTGTGGAGGGCTCACTAATCCGTAGTGGACCGTGGAAACTTCTTCTCCCTAAAGGTAGGCGGTTAGGCCTCACGACACGTCTGTCGGCCATAGCCGCGGTCGTGTGGTGAGCTCCGTAAGGCGGGGGTGGGTGAGAGGGTGTGGAGGTGCTACTACTTCCCCCGCCTCTCTTCTCAGGTGTAGACATGGAAGATGTGGCAACAGATGAAAAGACTGGTTTGGCAGGAGAACTCATGGGAACATACTCCCCGTACTccttctcatctctctctctggtggGCGCCTTGTAGGAGCGAGGGAGGGAGAAATAAGGGCTGTAAGACTTTGGGGCGCTCTCAGGTGTGCCAGGTGTGTAGTACCCTTCATTTGAGAGCTTGCGCCCCCCTCCGCTGCTGTACGACATGTCCATGTACTCCCCGTTCTCAGGTCTCTCTGCTATGCTCTCACTTCCACTGGCGCCCGCCATGCTGGAGCTGCTGTGAGGGCTCGGGGAGGCCTGACCAGGGGAGGGGGAGCTGCCACTGCCCCCCGGGAGCATCATCATGTAGCCGTGGGAGTCAGTGGAGGATTGTGGCTGGAGCTGGGGGTGGTGGTGATGGGCGGATCGGGGGCCTAAAGCTGGACTATGAAACTGTGGGGAGTGGGAGATGGGATGGGGGTAAGAGCCGGGTTGCATAGGCATATAGTCAGGAGGCGTGTCCCGCGGCGACGCAGCGACACCACACATCATGGGCATGTAGCCGCTGTCTTCCTTGgcggacgaggaggaggaaagagggggGCGCTCGCTGCCGGCCTCCGTCCTGGAAAGCGTGGAGGGGCGGCTCTGCTGGCTGTGCTCGGAGCAGGAGCTGTAGTCAGAgcggagggaggaagaggaggaggagggcccGCCACGGAGCAGCCCGCTTCCAAACGGTAACACGATGTCCGACCCCTCGTCCAAAGAGAAGTTGGTCTGGGTCATTTTCTGGTACACCGCCACACCAGAACCACTGGTTGCTCCACCAGCAGGTCTGGAAAAAGAGTGAGTCCTCCGCCTCAGTGATGAAGAAGACGACAGGCGCTCATCCTCTGTCGTTGACGTGCTTTCGTCCCGTGGCGTGTCAGCTCCACTGTTGTTTCCAGAGCCGCCGCCGCCGGTGCCAAAAACCTCCCGGTTCCAGCCCATGGCCATGTAATCATTGAGACAGTTCTCTTCTCTGATTGGCGGGGTGTTACCGAGCGAGTCCGGCGTGTTACTCCGCACCCGGAAGTACCGAAAGTCCCCAGGACTGGAGCCGTACTCGTCTGAGGAGTTGAAGCCACCGTCTGAAGGCGAGCCACATATCGAGGCGCTTGAAGGTCGTGTGAGAGTATCAGAAACCGAGCCGTGGCCGCTGCTCGAGGAGACGCTGACCGGGCTGGTGGTGGAGGGAAAGTGGGAGACCGGGAGCGAGGCGGAGCGGGCGTGGTAGGTGGACGACGTTCCTGCGATCGCTCTGATGTAGCGCCCGCTTCCTGTGTTGGTGCCAGCGTTTCCTGTCGCGACGCCACCTGCGCCGCTGCTGCTCGCGCCGTCCTGACGACCGTGGTGGGCGCGCGTGGAGTTGAGGTGAACGAGACTTCCCGTGGCGGAGCGGAACGGCCGATTCATCGTCCCCTCGCCTTCGCTGGAAGTCCGAAAGCGGTACCCGCTCGCGCCCGAGCTTTTACTGGAAGGTGGCGTGCCCACGACGGACTCCGTTCTTGATCGCCGCTGCAGCCCCGTCTGGCTCGGCGGCAGGTTGCCTAGGTGGCGCCGCGTCGTGATGAACGGCATCGGGTTGGAGCCTGACGACTGGCTCTTACTCCTCGGTCTGAACTCCGCGAAAGCTTTCAGCGCTTTCATCGTCTCCAGGATGGTCTCATGCATGTTTTGCGCCACAACAGAATCATCCACCTGCATCCAGATCTCCCCAGGCCCGATGGAGGAGGAGCGACCCACCTCGATGAAGAAAAAGCTTTCCGAGTGCCCACAGCGTCTGATGTTCATCAGCTGGAGGTTCACACACGGGGTTTCAGAGTTCAA contains the following coding sequences:
- the LOC117807220 gene encoding insulin receptor substrate 2-B — translated: MANFTNYQEGKAAMLMVETQQRDVGAKPAGAGATSNGDGSVGDPPSPVINISGGAGPGGLGGGSRFHLPPSNHHHHHHHHYQLAPQQQHLPGETITESPGRKASSSSSSSLVHTAEDAASASAAAASAASPAASSSSHVYAAVSVSNTSDTSVDDIRKCGYLRKQKHGHKRFFVLRGASHLGPSRLEYYDSEKKFRSSLRSSAAAAAAAAASGGTVAPSPPKRVIYLYQCFTVNKRADSKNKHLIALYTKDEYFAIVAENEQEQEDWYVAVSELMSEGKKGHLDSDDLDDGYGTVTPGTVFKEVWQVNVKPKGLGQTKNLTGVYRLCLSTKTIHLVKLNSETPCVNLQLMNIRRCGHSESFFFIEVGRSSSIGPGEIWMQVDDSVVAQNMHETILETMKALKAFAEFRPRSKSQSSGSNPMPFITTRRHLGNLPPSQTGLQRRSRTESVVGTPPSSKSSGASGYRFRTSSEGEGTMNRPFRSATGSLVHLNSTRAHHGRQDGASSSGAGGVATGNAGTNTGSGRYIRAIAGTSSTYHARSASLPVSHFPSTTSPVSVSSSSGHGSVSDTLTRPSSASICGSPSDGGFNSSDEYGSSPGDFRYFRVRSNTPDSLGNTPPIREENCLNDYMAMGWNREVFGTGGGGSGNNSGADTPRDESTSTTEDERLSSSSSLRRRTHSFSRPAGGATSGSGVAVYQKMTQTNFSLDEGSDIVLPFGSGLLRGGPSSSSSSLRSDYSSCSEHSQQSRPSTLSRTEAGSERPPLSSSSSAKEDSGYMPMMCGVAASPRDTPPDYMPMQPGSYPHPISHSPQFHSPALGPRSAHHHHPQLQPQSSTDSHGYMMMLPGGSGSSPSPGQASPSPHSSSSMAGASGSESIAERPENGEYMDMSYSSGGGRKLSNEGYYTPGTPESAPKSYSPYFSLPRSYKAPTRERDEKEYGEYVPMSSPAKPVFSSVATSSMSTPEKRGGGSSSTSTPSHPPPPYGAHHTTAAMADRRVVRPNRLPLGRRSFHGPLRISEPSTASAGTSTSVPTSVSSSEGPSSPGEYINIEFGDHYPLQQQPPAYPLSAEDDASSVGSGDLRHSPAQPQTHQDYMSVEVGADQQDSAGCLGKKQSPRPSLVAPWNPPSYIRPLASNPGALASPGVPAGGHWRSKGDDYTDMTFNLSRGERTQTSPTAMLQHLCVMEGRYGHTPSASSPSISPPLPPSSPSRAQTHQPEPKVVRADPQGRRRHSSETFSSTSSSNSTPSGGAPSSSSTTTTHPSQVNPSAPNGSYLQEGQASRWTSSASFDSVWVSVEGHGDSPAHHAPTRAQEMGSASGTSASSSSGAGGARMCRNMSVGYQNGLNYIALELREDGSNTGAGSSSSNGSSTTTTAAVAAAGTVPLPENGAYASIDFTKSDGVTTTKD